From Burkholderiales bacterium, a single genomic window includes:
- a CDS encoding cytochrome c family protein yields MKTLVLLAAVLVASSGIANAQDAAAGEAVFRQCRACHAVGPGAHNLVGPVLNGLDGRKSGSVKGFGYSEANKNSGITWSEVTFKEYIVNPIAKIPGTKMAFVGIKNEKDIADLWAYLKQFKADGSTK; encoded by the coding sequence ATGAAAACTTTGGTATTGCTAGCAGCTGTGCTCGTTGCGTCGAGTGGTATTGCAAATGCCCAGGATGCGGCCGCAGGTGAAGCGGTTTTCCGGCAGTGCCGAGCATGCCATGCGGTGGGCCCAGGAGCGCACAACTTGGTTGGCCCGGTGCTCAATGGGCTCGACGGTCGCAAGTCAGGCAGTGTTAAAGGCTTTGGTTACAGCGAGGCAAACAAGAATTCCGGTATCACCTGGAGTGAGGTGACTTTCAAAGAATATATCGTCAATCCTATTGCAAAAATTCCTGGCACAAAGATGGCCTTCGTCGGCATCAAGAACGAGAAGGACATCGCTGATCTCTGGGCATATCTGAAACAATTCAAGGCCGACGGCTCAACAAAGTAA